Proteins from a genomic interval of Ptychodera flava strain L36383 chromosome 7, AS_Pfla_20210202, whole genome shotgun sequence:
- the LOC139136483 gene encoding E3 ubiquitin-protein ligase TRIM71-like produces MTASVVWFPSNQRLGWETGLNKETVANSKVRFLYRSEDLNDKSTNRSRAPRQELIPCGRCAVKNTGHSATAWCKEHYVYLCDACLETHVAEGDGHGIHIHHLEELRHGNRDGVKKIFNERPVNCHRHDSVTSRFCRRCEELVCAACITEAHEGHVFKTPEEAAKLYRAKFDTKIKSVEVDVQSLLKRERDLGGLIQDLEEKQQEDEKLLDETYEEIIAHVIAEKEKHKRKLRRVHNINADRAYKDKREISNVIKQLEKAINISRQVMEDGSSSEFLSVQKLLSESFDNLTSYMHGRNSQPELLRVTVDSKEHTKAKILRSISHLHEIEVSSKQFTPVVVVPSTVIKGGNSFASITHFGTPSSAIDVEAKLTDQNHTSLSCCVQRSNDYTTDIGFKPKATGDYTLSVRITLSEDSSTYSSEHRLRVLDNNPIKTFGAWGSSLGKFQAPMGITYSAATKEVFVADANNARVQVTNQNGVVIRAENLRGSSIALTEDEQHRGLISRPYAVTTDRHGHILVADFGAGCIFVFTIDGEYIRHIGCKGDRFGQLTHPVGITVNNRNDVAVCNFRSYVQWYDVHGRPLRRFASCWGNSHRLDGPRTLCFDNSGYIVVLDRNCVDNRRFSKIKVYTPDERLICEINGGGSDWESITVDDDGHVFVTDYKKHLIHKYRYR; encoded by the exons ATGACTGCCAGCGTTGTGTGGTTTCCAAGTAACCAGCGGCTTGGTTGGGAGACCGGTCTAAATAAGGAAACTGTTGCAAATTCCAAAGTACGATTTCTTTATCGATCTGAAGATCTAAACGACAAATCAACAAATAGATCTCGAGCACCG CGGCAAGAGCTCATCCCATGTGGCAGATGCGCGGTGAAAAATACTGGGCACAGCGCCACCGCGTGGTGCAAGGAGCACTACGTGTACTTGTGCGATGCGTGCCTTGAAACCCATGTGGCTGAAGGTGATGGCCATGGTATACATATCCACCATCTTGAGGAATTGCGGCACGGAAACAGAGACGGCGTGAAGAAGATATTCAATGAAAGACCGGTGAATTGTCACAGACACGATTCAGTGACATCTCGCTTCTGCCGACGGTGCGAAGAGCTGGTATGCGCGGCATGCATCACCGAAGCACACGAAGGCCATGTGTTCAAAACCCCGGAAGAGGCAGCCAAACTCTACAGAGCCAAGTTTGACACCAAGATAAAGAGTGTTGAAGTCGATGTGCAGTCTCTGCTGAAAAGGGAGCGTGATCTAGGAGGACTGATCCAGGATCTTGAAGAAAAACAGCAGGAGGATGAGAAACTACTTGATGAAACGTACGAGGAAATCATAGCGCACGTCATAGCTGAAAAAGAGAAGCACAAAAGGAAGTTAAGGAGAGTTCACAACATCAATGCAGATCGCGCATATAAAGACAAACGGGAAATCAGCAATGTAATTAAACAATTGGAGAAAGCGATCAACATCTCGCGACAGGTTATGGAGGACGGCAGTTCTTCTGAATTTTTGTCCGTCCAAAAACTTCTGTCTGAAAGCTTTGACAATCTCACCAGTTACATGCACGGCAGAAATTCGCAACCCGAATTATTGCGGGTTACCGTCGATTCTAAGGAGCATACAAAGGCCAAGATACTTCGATCGATCTCGCACTTACATGAAATTGAGGTTAGCTCGAAACAGTTTACACCTGTTGTGGTCGTTCCGTCGACAGTTATCAAGGGCGGGAACAGTTTTGCCAGCATCACTCACTTCGGCACGCCGTCATCGGCCATCGACGTTGAAGCTAAACTGACGGACCAAAACCACACCTCTCTAAGCTGTTGTGTACAGCGTAGTAATGACTACACAACTGACATTGGCTTCAAACCGAAGGCGACAGGAGACTACACCTTGTCCGTCAGAATCACCCTATCCGAGGACAGCAGTACCTATAGCAGTGAACACCGCCTTCGAGTGTTGGACAACAACCCTATTAAGACCTTCGGGGCTTGGGGATCGTCTCTTGGGAAGTTTCAGGCCCCAATGGGCATCACTTACAGTGCAGCTACCAAAGAAGTGTTCGTAGCTGATGCAAACAATGCACGCGTACAAGTCACTAATCAGAATGGAGTTGTAATTCGCGCTGAAAACTTGCGAGGAAGCTCCATAGCGCTAACTGAAGACGAACAACACAGAGGCTTGATCTCG CGACCCTATGCTGTGACCACAGATCGCCACGGGCATATTCTCGTGGCCGACTTCGGCGCAGGCTGCATATTCGTGTTCACTATCGATGGCGAGTATATCAGACACATTGGTTGCAAAGGAGACAGGTTTGGTCAACTCACTCACCCTGTTGGCATAACAGTTAACAATAGGAACGACGTTGCTGTATGTAACTTTCGAAGCTATGTCCAGTGGTACGATGTCCATGGCAGACCACTCCGCAGATTTGCCTCCTGCTGGGGAAACAGTCACAGACTCGATGGACCTCGGACTCTTTGCTTCGACAACTCAGGCTATATAGTCGTCCTCGACAGGAATTGCGTCGACAACAGGCGCTTTTCCAAGATCAAAGTATACACGCCGGACGAACGTTTGATCTGCGAGATCAATGGTGGGGGTTCTGACTGGGAGTCAATCACTGTGGATGATGACGGTCATGTGTTCGTCACCGACTACAAGAAACACCTGATTCATAAATACAGATACCGTTAA